A genome region from Natronobeatus ordinarius includes the following:
- a CDS encoding DUF420 domain-containing protein yields the protein MEYVARERVPVLTGLLTVVSLALVFGAAGGAIPQDVVPAPPQWLLDAIPHVNAAISLVAIGTIAVGWRAIRRGEVDRHRYAMTASLALFVTFLVLYLYRLVVVGGAAEFPGPETIYLYVYLPVLGIHMLLAMVCIPLLYYVLLLALSRPIADLYESRHAAVGRIAASLWLVSFALGVVVYVLLYHLY from the coding sequence ATGGAGTACGTCGCTCGAGAACGCGTTCCGGTGCTCACCGGCCTGTTGACAGTCGTCTCGCTCGCGCTGGTGTTCGGTGCGGCCGGCGGGGCGATCCCACAGGACGTCGTTCCCGCCCCGCCCCAGTGGCTCCTCGACGCCATCCCGCACGTCAACGCGGCCATCAGCCTGGTGGCGATCGGGACGATCGCGGTCGGTTGGCGGGCGATCCGTCGGGGGGAGGTCGATCGCCACCGGTACGCGATGACCGCCTCGCTCGCGCTGTTCGTCACGTTCCTCGTCCTCTACCTCTATCGGCTCGTGGTCGTCGGTGGCGCGGCCGAGTTCCCGGGACCCGAGACGATCTACCTGTACGTCTACCTCCCGGTGCTGGGGATCCACATGCTGCTGGCGATGGTCTGTATTCCGCTGCTCTACTACGTCCTGTTGCTCGCACTCTCGCGGCCGATCGCCGACCTCTACGAGTCACGTCACGCCGCTGTCGGCCGAATCGCCGCCTCGCTGTGGCTCGTCTCGTTCGCGCTCGGCGTCGTCGTCTACGTGCTGCTGTATCACCTCTACTGA
- a CDS encoding histidinol dehydrogenase has translation MVDTRRHIKEADRPSLEFPPEVTESVSEILADVRRNGDEAIREFTREFDGVERESIRVSQEEIAAAHSVLEEEDRKAIDETIANVRAFHEEQLEHLEGMETHRSGVKFVRAPSCGPSRAENANDRIACYCLAHPFDRPTVG, from the coding sequence ATGGTTGACACACGCAGGCACATCAAGGAGGCAGATCGACCGTCCCTCGAGTTCCCGCCGGAGGTAACCGAGTCGGTCTCAGAGATCCTCGCCGACGTTCGTCGGAATGGCGACGAGGCGATTCGTGAGTTCACGCGGGAGTTCGACGGCGTCGAGCGCGAGTCGATCCGCGTCTCCCAGGAGGAGATCGCGGCGGCCCACAGCGTCCTCGAGGAAGAAGACCGCAAGGCGATCGACGAGACGATCGCGAACGTCCGGGCGTTTCACGAGGAACAGCTCGAGCACCTCGAGGGGATGGAGACTCACCGCTCCGGGGTGAAGTTCGTGCGTGCGCCCAGCTGCGGGCCGAGCAGGGCGGAGAACGCGAACGATCGGATCGCCTGCTACTGCCTGGCACATCCTTTTGACCGCCCCACCGTTGGATGA
- a CDS encoding ArsR family transcriptional regulator, with amino-acid sequence MAEFDRHLWAIGHVQRRRLLLTLLREPQIQLDDLNMSEEQKEMLLVEVKHAHLPKLADGGFIDWVPGNGCVERGPEFEAVEPLLRLLHDHRADLPDGWL; translated from the coding sequence ATGGCCGAATTTGATCGGCATCTCTGGGCGATCGGTCACGTTCAACGCCGTCGCCTGCTACTCACCTTGCTCCGTGAGCCGCAAATACAGCTCGATGATCTGAACATGAGCGAAGAACAGAAGGAGATGCTCCTCGTCGAAGTGAAACACGCCCACCTTCCGAAGTTGGCGGACGGCGGGTTCATCGATTGGGTGCCGGGAAACGGGTGCGTGGAGCGAGGCCCCGAATTCGAGGCGGTCGAGCCGCTGCTTCGACTGCTGCACGACCATCGAGCTGACCTCCCCGATGGCTGGTTGTGA
- a CDS encoding SDR family NAD(P)-dependent oxidoreductase, translated as MDGTTAFVTGASQGIGREIVLEFANRGANVALAARGDGIEETAELISAPERTLSVRTDVTDEDSVREAIERTVETFGGLDVLVNNAGIAGPTAPIEDVDREAWDRTMGVNVTGMFLTTKHAVSHLRESDRASVINVSSISGKRPLENRTPYTASKMAVIGLTRTLAFELGDDEITVNAICPGATSGPRIDAVIEAQAEALRVDYEEAKRRVFTDDAALGSLVEPEDVAKAAAFLASEDARHVTAQDVNVDGGTVWY; from the coding sequence ATGGACGGCACGACCGCCTTCGTCACCGGCGCCAGCCAGGGCATCGGCCGCGAGATCGTCCTCGAGTTCGCCAACCGCGGGGCGAACGTCGCGCTCGCGGCCCGGGGCGACGGGATCGAGGAGACCGCGGAACTGATCAGCGCACCCGAGCGGACACTTTCCGTTCGAACGGACGTGACCGACGAGGACTCGGTCCGCGAGGCCATCGAGCGGACCGTCGAGACGTTCGGCGGCCTCGACGTCCTCGTCAACAACGCGGGGATCGCCGGCCCGACGGCGCCGATCGAGGATGTCGACCGCGAGGCGTGGGATCGAACGATGGGGGTCAACGTGACGGGGATGTTTTTGACCACGAAACACGCTGTCTCCCACCTCAGAGAGAGCGACCGCGCGAGCGTGATCAACGTCTCCTCGATCAGCGGCAAGCGGCCACTCGAGAACCGGACTCCCTACACGGCCTCGAAGATGGCGGTGATCGGTCTCACCCGGACGCTGGCGTTCGAGCTCGGCGACGACGAGATTACGGTGAACGCGATCTGTCCGGGGGCGACCAGCGGCCCACGGATCGACGCGGTGATCGAGGCCCAGGCCGAGGCGCTGAGGGTCGATTACGAGGAAGCCAAACGGCGGGTGTTCACCGACGACGCGGCGCTCGGTTCGCTCGTCGAACCGGAGGACGTGGCGAAGGCGGCGGCGTTTCTCGCGAGCGAGGACGCTCGACACGTCACGGCCCAGGACGTCAACGTCGACGGCGGGACGGTCTGGTACTGA
- a CDS encoding helix-turn-helix domain-containing protein — protein sequence MAKYSTGTSSGGGGTACELCGAESDSLRTATIAGATLEVCPDCAPHGDETRSKRRGSSGSSGGRDDEPNRKQRAAQNVAKANPIWDGDSEHWEREGTNYDDDPLPYLVSGYGELLEETRQTAGLTREELAEELGAREADLLAIEQGRATQAGVGGGLIDALEERLDVDLAE from the coding sequence ATGGCAAAGTACTCGACGGGCACGTCGTCGGGTGGCGGCGGGACGGCCTGTGAGCTCTGTGGCGCCGAGAGCGACTCGCTGCGAACGGCGACGATCGCTGGCGCCACGCTCGAGGTCTGTCCCGACTGTGCACCCCACGGGGACGAAACGCGGTCGAAGCGTCGCGGCTCGAGCGGTTCGAGCGGCGGCAGAGACGACGAACCGAACCGGAAGCAACGCGCCGCCCAGAACGTCGCGAAAGCGAACCCGATCTGGGACGGCGACTCCGAACACTGGGAGCGAGAGGGGACGAACTACGACGACGACCCGCTCCCGTACCTCGTCTCGGGCTACGGCGAGCTGCTCGAGGAGACGCGCCAGACGGCGGGCCTGACGCGCGAGGAACTGGCCGAGGAACTCGGCGCGCGCGAGGCCGACCTGCTGGCGATCGAGCAGGGTCGGGCGACCCAGGCGGGCGTCGGCGGTGGACTGATCGACGCCCTAGAGGAGCGACTCGACGTCGACCTCGCCGAGTGA